A genomic stretch from Pontivivens ytuae includes:
- a CDS encoding homoserine dehydrogenase: MTQPLRIAIAGLGTVGVGVVRMVTAHGDRMAARAGRAIEITAVSARSRTKDRGVDLSPYGWEDDPVALARRDDVDLIVEVMGGEDGPAKVLTETALGSGKHVVTANKAMMARHGQALAELAEANGAVLRYEAAVAGGIPIMKALTEGLAGNGIERVMGVMNGTCNYILTQMEQTGADYADVLMKAQQLGYAEADPAFDVGGIDAAHKLALLAATSFGTRVDFDGVQIEGIEQVSLADIEQAREMGYRVKLLGIARMGEDGLEQRMQPVLVPASSSVGRLDGVTNMVIVEGDFVGRTVFTGPGAGEGPTASAILGDVIDIARGLTVPAFGQPAGTLIAANRAATAGPASHYLRLTLTDAPGTLAQVAQALAKHGISINRMRQNDHEGEIAPVLIVTHNCARTDLDAALAEIAGSPASLAAPVALRIEEV, from the coding sequence CGGGCCGCGCCATCGAGATCACCGCCGTCTCCGCCCGCTCCCGCACCAAGGACCGCGGCGTGGACCTCTCGCCCTACGGGTGGGAAGACGATCCCGTCGCCCTCGCCCGCCGCGATGACGTGGACCTGATCGTCGAGGTCATGGGCGGTGAGGACGGCCCCGCGAAGGTGCTGACCGAGACGGCGCTCGGCTCCGGCAAACACGTCGTCACCGCCAACAAGGCCATGATGGCCCGCCACGGTCAGGCCCTCGCCGAACTCGCTGAGGCCAACGGCGCCGTCCTGCGCTACGAGGCCGCGGTCGCCGGGGGCATCCCCATCATGAAGGCACTGACCGAGGGCCTCGCCGGCAACGGGATCGAGCGGGTGATGGGCGTGATGAACGGCACCTGCAACTACATCCTGACGCAGATGGAGCAGACAGGCGCGGACTACGCCGACGTGCTCATGAAGGCCCAGCAGCTCGGCTATGCCGAGGCCGACCCCGCCTTCGACGTCGGCGGCATCGATGCGGCCCACAAACTCGCCCTGCTCGCCGCCACCTCCTTCGGCACCCGGGTGGATTTCGACGGCGTGCAGATCGAGGGGATCGAGCAGGTCTCGCTCGCCGATATCGAGCAGGCGCGCGAGATGGGCTACCGCGTGAAGCTCCTCGGCATCGCCCGCATGGGCGAGGACGGACTGGAGCAACGCATGCAGCCTGTGCTCGTGCCCGCCAGCTCATCGGTCGGGCGGCTCGACGGCGTGACGAACATGGTGATCGTGGAGGGTGATTTCGTCGGCCGCACCGTCTTCACCGGGCCTGGCGCGGGCGAGGGGCCGACCGCCTCCGCCATCCTTGGTGACGTGATCGACATCGCGCGCGGCCTGACGGTTCCGGCCTTCGGCCAACCGGCGGGCACCCTGATCGCTGCCAATCGTGCGGCGACCGCGGGCCCGGCGAGCCACTACCTCCGCCTGACCCTCACGGATGCACCCGGCACGCTGGCGCAGGTGGCCCAGGCGCTGGCGAAACACGGCATCTCCATCAACCGGATGCGCCAGAACGACCACGAGGGCGAGATCGCGCCGGTGCTCATCGTCACCCACAACTGCGCCCGCACCGATCTCGACGCCGCCCTGGCCGAGATCGCGGGGAGCCCCGCCAGCCTCGCCGCGCCCGTGGCCCTGCGCATCGAAGAGGTCTGA